A single genomic interval of Corylus avellana chromosome ca10, CavTom2PMs-1.0 harbors:
- the LOC132163823 gene encoding LOB domain-containing protein 12, whose protein sequence is MGGSSPCASCKLLRRRCAKDCIFAPYFPSDDPHKFSIVHKVFGASNVSKMLQELPIHQRADAVSSLVYEANARVRDPVYGCVGAISYLQNQVSQLQMQLAVAQAEILCIQMQQEPNLPITQMDQDERSLLLSTNFNNIPQCLSFASSSNVIQDPLKRESLWI, encoded by the exons ATGGGAGGATCTTCACCCTGTGCTTCCTGCAAGCTGTTGAGACGCCGCTGCGCCAAGGACTGCATCTTTGCTCCTTATTTCCCTTCTGACGACCCTCACAAGTTTTCTATTGTTCACAAGGTTTTTGGTGCTAGCAATGTCAGCAAAATGTtgcag GAGCTTCCCATTCATCAGAGGGCGGATGCTGTGAGTAGTTTAGTTTACGAAGCAAATGCAAGAGTGAGAGACCCTGTGTACGGATGTGTTGGGGCTATATCTTACCTGCAGAATCAAGTGTCGCAATTGCAAATGCAGCTTGCAGTGGCTCAAGCGGAGATACTTTGCATACAGATGCAACAAGAGCCAAACTTACCAATCACCCAGATGGACCAAGACGAGAGGTCCCTTCTTTTATCCACCAACTTCAATAACATTCCCCAGTGCCTCAGCTTTGCTTCTTCTAGCAATGTAATCCAAGACCCTCTTAAGAGAGAGTCTCTTTGGATTtaa
- the LOC132164492 gene encoding zinc finger protein CONSTANS-LIKE 7 isoform X2: protein MGYSSFLRSPKEEEQEVPDSSVHTKFSDTKAAYGDEEQLHIMDELEGIWGIEDDENLAKDSKKYGQLSWDFMDWEEFPKGEGEEQEKKVLESANQCFFEEASYYMSNSIKVAVKRENIGSFWDDDDDDEKIPTSLNLNLNYEQVLDAWSNRGSPWADGDGDVYSLSMPSNGYYMGEVPVMEEERTRREARVLRYKEKRQTRLFSKKIRYQVRKLNADKRPRLKGRFVKRVS, encoded by the exons ATGGGGTACAGTTCATTCTTAAGAAGCCCAAAGGAAGAGGAACAAGAGGTGCCAGACAGTAGTGTTCACACAAAATTCTCCGACACAAAAGCTGCTTATGGCGATGAAGAACAACTCCATATTATGGATGAGTTGGAGGGCATCTGGGGCATTGAAGATGACGAAAATTTAGCAAAGGACAGCAAGAAGTATGGTCAACTCAGCTGGGATTTCATGGATTGGGAAGAATTTCcaaaaggagaaggagaagagcaAGAGAAGAAGGTGCTGGAGAGCGCAAACCAATGCTTTTTTGAAGAAGCAAGCTACTACATGAGCAACAGCATCAAGGTTGCagtaaagagagaaaatattggGTCGTTttgggatgatgatgatgatgatgaaaagATTCCGACATCATTGAACTTGAACTTGAATTATGAACAAGTCTTGGATGCATGGTCCAACCGGGGGTCTCCTTGGGCCGATGGCGATGGCGATGTCTATTCTCTTTCTATGCCCAGCAATGGCTATTAT ATGGGAGAGGTGCCAGTGATGGAAGAAGAGAGAACCAGAAGGGAAGCAAGAGTTTTAAGGTACAAAGAGAAGCGCCAGACAAGATTGTTCTCCAAGAAGATAAGATACCAAGTTCGAAAACTCAATGCTGATAAAAGACCAAGACTCAAG GGGCGATTCGTGAAGCGAGTTTCTTGA
- the LOC132164492 gene encoding zinc finger protein CONSTANS-LIKE 16 isoform X1 has product MGYSSFLRSPKEEEQEVPDSSVHTKFSDTKAAYGDEEQLHIMDELEGIWGIEDDENLAKDSKKYGQLSWDFMDWEEFPKGEGEEQEKKVLESANQCFFEEASYYMSNSIKVAVKRENIGSFWDDDDDDEKIPTSLNLNLNYEQVLDAWSNRGSPWADGDGDVYSLSMPSNGYYMGEVPVMEEERTRREARVLRYKEKRQTRLFSKKIRYQVRKLNADKRPRLKDAIFLDAGAIREASFLTRV; this is encoded by the exons ATGGGGTACAGTTCATTCTTAAGAAGCCCAAAGGAAGAGGAACAAGAGGTGCCAGACAGTAGTGTTCACACAAAATTCTCCGACACAAAAGCTGCTTATGGCGATGAAGAACAACTCCATATTATGGATGAGTTGGAGGGCATCTGGGGCATTGAAGATGACGAAAATTTAGCAAAGGACAGCAAGAAGTATGGTCAACTCAGCTGGGATTTCATGGATTGGGAAGAATTTCcaaaaggagaaggagaagagcaAGAGAAGAAGGTGCTGGAGAGCGCAAACCAATGCTTTTTTGAAGAAGCAAGCTACTACATGAGCAACAGCATCAAGGTTGCagtaaagagagaaaatattggGTCGTTttgggatgatgatgatgatgatgaaaagATTCCGACATCATTGAACTTGAACTTGAATTATGAACAAGTCTTGGATGCATGGTCCAACCGGGGGTCTCCTTGGGCCGATGGCGATGGCGATGTCTATTCTCTTTCTATGCCCAGCAATGGCTATTAT ATGGGAGAGGTGCCAGTGATGGAAGAAGAGAGAACCAGAAGGGAAGCAAGAGTTTTAAGGTACAAAGAGAAGCGCCAGACAAGATTGTTCTCCAAGAAGATAAGATACCAAGTTCGAAAACTCAATGCTGATAAAAGACCAAGACTCAAG GATGCGATATTTCTGGATGCAGGGGCGATTCGTGAAGCGAGTTTCTTGACAAGAGTTTAA